The Streptococcus mitis region TAAAACTCGTTAAAGTACCATAGTTGTTTTTTCGGATCCTTTGAATTAAAACGGTCCCATAGTAAATCACCAATTATTAAGTAATCTTGATACAGTTCCATTAAATTCGCTAATTTATCAGAAAAAGTTACAAGTAAAACTTTTCTTAGCGACTCATCTTCTGCTACTTCTCGAAATTTTGTCAATTGAAGCTCTTTACGAGTTTGCCAATCTTTAATTGATTTATCTTCAGATTCCAAAGACATATATGAATAAATTTCATCATTAAATTCTTGTTTAATATCTGCAAGACTGACATCGGTATCTTCAACAGTATCGTGTAACCATCCAGTAGCAATAATATTTGAATCTTCTGTTAGTGTTTCTAATATATTATTGACCAAAAATAAGTGAAATGAATAAGGTGTGATTTTCCCTTTTCTTGTTTGATTTTTGTGAGCAGTTAATGCGAATTCTTTTGGATTTGTCATAAACTTATATTCCCTTCTAATCTTTGTTGGATTGTATTATCAATGCGCTTTTTGATTTAAAAATCAAGTAAAGTTAATCAAGAGCAAAATGAATTATTTATCTGCAGGACATTCTACTAAATCTACTCCTTGGTTTACTAGAAATTCAAACATCTTTTTAGATAAATGAAGTTTATTGTTATGGAGATAAATCTTTTCATTTTCATCTTCCTTATAAGCATACGCTGGTACATGAACTACTTTCCTACCTTTTACTGGAACAAAATATAATCTCAAAAGTTCAAATAGTCTTTTTGGATTTTTTATAATAGCTTTCAATTTATTACTCCTTATTCTTTTCTACATATTCTTTTAACTCAGGAATTGATGATTCAAGTGATTCTAAGAAAAAGAAGATTTCTTCTTTTTCTTGTTGCTTTTCTAAAATAGGGACAATTTCATCTTTATGTTTTAAATAAAATTCATTTCGTCTTAAATAATCATCATAGTAATCAAGCAAAAATTGAACGGAAACAATTTCATCACACTCATAGTATCCATAAACTATTAGGTTTTCTGCTGTGTAAGGTAGTTCCTTTATGGTTTTAACATCTATACTTATATCTTTTGTTTTTGAATTATATGTAATTGTTGCTTCTTGTTCCTTAACAAAATTCTGACTAGCTTCAGCATCTACATACTCAAATTTGATTTGAATATCTTGACTAGAAACATATTCCTTTATTTGTCTTATAAGAACATCATCTGTATCTTGAAATAAAGTACAATCAAAAAAGTCATCTATATTATTTTCAAAACACCATCTACCCTCAGCAGTAAACCACATGTTGCATATATAATAGCCATTTTCTTGAGTCGTTCTTGCTGAGACTACATCTGATATGTCAGATTGATTATCTATAATATCAGTTGGATAATAAACATATTTGTTTCTTTCTTCTTGAATTAATAGAAAATACTCTATAGTTTTAAGATTTGATGCTTTAATATAAACTCTGCCATGTGCTTCTGATGAATTTGCCATATATCATTTACCTTCTTTCTCTTATTTCTATATAAGTATTATACAGCATAAGGTAGACATATTTTGTCTATGGTATAAATTTTTTTAACAAATCAAAAACACATAATACAAGGCATTAAAAAGCATTGATACTATGTGTCTTGACATAAAAATATTGACTTTAATTAAATTCTAATAAAAGACTATACCAGAAGTTTAAAAATGAAATAGTTAACAGAATAATGTTTGTATATCTATACAACGAAATCATATTTTAAGAAGATAGATTGCTTTAAACTTACTACAATTAATAAAAAAAGTTATTACGAGAGCTAGATTTAAAGCTATTTAAGATCATTATAGATAACAGTTGCTTGATTATCAATAGATTTAAATTCTTTAACAGATTTAGAGAATTTAGGGATGTTAATAATTCGCTTATTTAGACATTGAGCAAGGTGTTGAGGTACATCTGATCCATCCCAGTTGCCATAAAAGAAACTTCTATTTCTCCATTTATCTAAAGATTTCTGGGGAAATTCTGAATTAGAGAAACTGCGTTTATATAATTCTGGATAATCTTTTTTTAAATCCTCTATATTAGAATATTTCACAATAGTTTCTTCACTAGTTTCTATTTTACCCCCTTCTTTCCTTGTTGGGAAAGGAAACTCTGAGGAATGTTCGTAAGCTTTCTTCCAACCTTGAATTTTATAAATACCAACACAAACACCACGATATAATGCAAGAGCATACTCTAAGTCTTTTTTGCGTGATTCAGAAATATTCCAAACACCACGTACATTGTGATAAATATCTTCTGTAGTATCATCGGCTTGAAAGCTACTATTGATTTTAATGAGTACACATTTCTCCTTAATCGTTGAAAAATCAAAATCAGATAAGGCGTAGTTATCAATAAAGTTATCAATTGTTCTAGCCTGAATCAGTCCATCTTTGGAGATTGTCGTTTTTTCTCTTTTTGAAGCATGTCCGCTAACTATATTTGTTAATTCTTCATCTCCTTTTGAAAAATTAATAAGATTAATTAATGCCGATTCAGCCATAAAAGCTTCGTGCTCTGTTAAACCAAATTTAATGATTACAGGTATAATGTTGCCCTTATGTTTTCTAATAATTTGAATTTTTTTACTAATTTGTATGTTTTCTTCTTGAGCTACTTCTGTCAGTGCTTCGTCAATATGTGATATTAGGCGAGCTCCCTCTCCTTTACCAATATAGAAAGGTAGTTGCTTACCTTCTTCATAGAGTCCATAAACATAGTATTTATCTTTTTCATTTTTGGTAGCACCAGTAATATCATTTAATTTTTGATAATTCATTTTTTTTGCTCCTATTTAAATATATTATAAAAGTTCTGCTTCACACTATTAGAAATTAATTAAAATAATCCACTTATTCTACCTTCTTTCTGATTCTGAACTATTTATAAGTTAAACTATATTTTCTTTAAAATCAAGTAAAATCCTAGAGAATAATCTAAATAAATTTGGGGACAATATATAGGTTTACTAATAACTACACAGTACCGTATTTACGAAAGTATTAAAAAGAGCCTATTATATTTATTTTATAGATCTTTAAACAATTTGCTCAAAGTTTCTAAAAACTCTTTTTCGGCAGAAATTTTAGCTTTCCCATCTCCTTTTAATAAGCATCTAGCTCTTACTGAAGCGGCCTGTGGACTAGTAGAACGATAACATGTTTCATAAGTTTTTAATTCAGGAATAGCGTTAGTCCATTCAGCATAACCACGCGCAATAAGAATAGTTACAGGTGGTTTGCTTTCATCTGCAATCCTTTCTTTAATTAAATCAAATAAAAATCGTTGACTAGGAAGATATCCTTTTTTTTCAACTAGAGTAGTGATTTTTTTATCATAATCAGTAGAATGGTAAGGGAAAAACTCAGCTAAAGCTATATGTTTTGTAAACCAGTCTACATGTTTTTTATAATCGTCGTTTGTTTTAAACCGATCACCCATACCCGCATCTTCGAACCAGAACTTGAATTTCTCTGCTGCGTAACCAAGTTTTTCACCTTCATCAAGTTCAAAGGCGTAAAAACCTACTTTTTTCAATTGTAAACTATCTAAGCAAGTTTGCTGATAATTTTTATTATTGTTGTAAAGTTCTTCATATCCTTCAGAATAGCCAGGGTTTTTAGCTAAAATAATAACATCAGCATTTTTAATGTCCCCTACAAATTGTTGAGGATAGAAATTCAAATGTAGTTCAGTGCTTTTAGTGGAGTTGTTTTTATTTTCGGATTCTAGTATAGTTTGAATGATTTCCCAATCATCACGCGCGACGATAACTTTCTTATTCCCGTTAGTTGTTGTTAGAATATCATTCCAAGGATTTTTAGTTGTAGTCATTTTGTTTTTCCTTTCTTTTTGTAGAATAACTATATTTTACCATGTTTTAATATCAAATACAAAAATAGATTTTATTAATATGTTTTCTATTATAAAAGAAGCTGAGTGAGAAAATACTTTTAAATATCAATAGATAGGATATTATTTATATCATCTTTCACACCACCGTAAATGATGTTCGGTATACGTCGGTTCTACTAAACTGTAACGAACTCTCATTTCCCCGTCTACAAATTATTTTTAATACTAAAGTTCAGATAGAATTAACTAAAATTATAAAACCAGTACAATAAATTGTAAGTATTTTGAGAATAACGATTAATAAAAAAAGAATGACGGTGAGATTTATTACTTTTAATTATACTCTCTTTGTTAGTTTAATTTAAAGCCATTTTTTGACCATAATCTAAGAGATAGCAATTTTTAATAGGCTTTATTTTAAAATTCAAAATCTAACAACCATTTCGATTAGTTAAATCTTTCAATCTTTCCTCTCCAGATCTAAGCATCTCTTTCTCCACTTGATTCCATTCTCCAAATAGTAAATCATGAAGAACGGTTGCTGCTGAAGTTGTATTTTCTTTTGAATCATATATACAACTTCTATCTCGTTGGTAAATTTGAATTCTTTCAAAGATAGCTAGTTCTTCCAATTGCCGTGTATTATCAACTAGATGATTTACAATGAAATCATGATGTTCTTTTGGAGTTGCGCGTGCTTGATTTGGATTGATAGCGTACAGTTCTTCGTATCGGATAAGAGTGCTCAGATAGGACAGCTTAGACTTTGTCGCAATCAAGGCTAATTGCACTTCATATCCCATATTTTTCAAGAGTTGTGCTGTTTTCTTTGGAACATCAATCGTTCGTAAAGTTCCCTCTATCAAAAGATTGTATCCAAAATAACTCAATTCTGTTACTAAAGATTCTACCATTTTACCTGAAAAATCTTTGGTGTATTCAACACTATCTTTGCCATATTCTTGCTGCAGTTCTAAATAGTGTGGATGCTGAGAACGAAAACTATCTCCATCTATGATAATAATATTTCCTTGAAATTCTTTCTGTTTAATACGATGAATTGTAGTCTTGCCAGCACCACTTTGCCCTCCAAGCAAAATCGCTATAGGTTGCTTACTGGACTTTTTTCCTCTTGTCAGTGAGCGAATGTTCCGCGCTAGAGCATGTTTGAATTCACTATCAGTATAATCTTGGATTTCCACTAGGCCACCATCCGTTTTTCAGATATCCCTAACATACGTTCAATTCCATCCAAATAGCCGCTATATCTCTCTATTTCATCAAAAGTTTCAACTAGATAGATATTCGTATGAATCAAATCAGAAAGATCATCACTCATTAAAATCCAAGGATTAGATTCATCATCAATGCTAATTCCCTGACTATCTTGATAACGATAGAGTCGAGATAGTAGATTAG contains the following coding sequences:
- a CDS encoding HD domain-containing protein, translating into MTNPKEFALTAHKNQTRKGKITPYSFHLFLVNNILETLTEDSNIIATGWLHDTVEDTDVSLADIKQEFNDEIYSYMSLESEDKSIKDWQTRKELQLTKFREVAEDESLRKVLLVTFSDKLANLMELYQDYLIIGDLLWDRFNSKDPKKQLWYFNEFYKIFKDNQDLFSKNKDILNNYKEILKLLFHNN
- a CDS encoding LEM-3-like GIY-YIG domain-containing protein, whose protein sequence is MNYQKLNDITGATKNEKDKYYVYGLYEEGKQLPFYIGKGEGARLISHIDEALTEVAQEENIQISKKIQIIRKHKGNIIPVIIKFGLTEHEAFMAESALINLINFSKGDEELTNIVSGHASKREKTTISKDGLIQARTIDNFIDNYALSDFDFSTIKEKCVLIKINSSFQADDTTEDIYHNVRGVWNISESRKKDLEYALALYRGVCVGIYKIQGWKKAYEHSSEFPFPTRKEGGKIETSEETIVKYSNIEDLKKDYPELYKRSFSNSEFPQKSLDKWRNRSFFYGNWDGSDVPQHLAQCLNKRIINIPKFSKSVKEFKSIDNQATVIYNDLK
- the pezT gene encoding type II toxin-antitoxin system toxin PezT; protein product: MEIQDYTDSEFKHALARNIRSLTRGKKSSKQPIAILLGGQSGAGKTTIHRIKQKEFQGNIIIIDGDSFRSQHPHYLELQQEYGKDSVEYTKDFSGKMVESLVTELSYFGYNLLIEGTLRTIDVPKKTAQLLKNMGYEVQLALIATKSKLSYLSTLIRYEELYAINPNQARATPKEHHDFIVNHLVDNTRQLEELAIFERIQIYQRDRSCIYDSKENTTSAATVLHDLLFGEWNQVEKEMLRSGEERLKDLTNRNGC